AAGTGCTGTCGAATCTGCGAGACAAACGACGTGCTCCGTCTTTGCTCGATGCCGATGTTGCTGAATTGGTTTCCAGCGACGTTGAATCGCAAGCAGAGAACTTCGACGACATTCAATCGGCCTTGAAAGAGTGTTTAGCAAGCTTGCCGCAAAAGCGTCGCCAGTTGATCGAGCATCGCTATTTCAATTCCAAGTCCATCGATCAGATCGCCAGCAGCACCGACCAAGGCAGCTCCAACGTGCGAGTCACCTTGATGCGAATCCGTCGTCAGTTGGCCGAGTGCATTGAGCGACGCATGGCCGCGGGAGGTCTGGCGTGAACGACCAACCCAACCAGCCGTCAGAAGCTGGCGATGAGTTTCGTTTGGACGAACTGTTGCTGGCCTTTGAAGAAGGCACACTGAGTGAGGCGGATCGCCAGGCGTTGAATGAACGCTTGCGAACCGATCCGGCTGCGAGAACCGAGTTCGCTCGTTTGCAGATGTTGTCGATCGCATTGCAAGAGGAATCCGGGCGTTCACCCGGACCGTCCAGCTCGTCTGCGTTCACCCCCCAAACCGATTCGTCCCTCGACCAAAGCGTTGGTCTCAACCCAAGTGCGACCGAACCCTTTTCGCGAATTTGGAACGACCGCTCGGTGTTGCGTTGGGCCTTCGCCGCGGCAGCAGCGGTGTTGGTTGCAGTGTCGGTTCGCTGG
Above is a window of Rhodopirellula halodulae DNA encoding:
- a CDS encoding sigma-70 family RNA polymerase sigma factor — translated: MNDPQNHPAPRIAAESAEERFVQLVTEHQARLNAYILSLVGDANRAADVLQETNLVLWRRKADFQDGKPFLPWAFGVARLQVLSNLRDKRRAPSLLDADVAELVSSDVESQAENFDDIQSALKECLASLPQKRRQLIEHRYFNSKSIDQIASSTDQGSSNVRVTLMRIRRQLAECIERRMAAGGLA